One genomic window of Eleginops maclovinus isolate JMC-PN-2008 ecotype Puerto Natales chromosome 12, JC_Emac_rtc_rv5, whole genome shotgun sequence includes the following:
- the LOC134874138 gene encoding beta-crystallin B3-like isoform X1 — translation MELDDAASSGDQVEEQWIRRMSEQQSAPEQQAAGKSQGGVGATYKVLLFEFENFQGCKAEFSAECKDVMEKGLQKVGSVIVESGPWAGYDRHDFTGEQFILEKGEYPRWDTWTNSQNSYSLFSLRPLKVDSADHKLHLYENPGFTGRKMEIVDDDVPSLWGHGFQDRVASLKALNGTWVGYMFPGYRGRQFIFERGDFKHWNDWEAPVPQIQSVRRVRDMQWHKRGCFTGPDPAPAPGPDPDPTPAPPAPPATAGAS, via the exons ATGGAGTTAGATGATGCTGCGTCAAGTGGAGACCAAG TGGAGGAGCAGTGGATCAGGAGGAtgtcagagcagcagagtgCCCCGGAGCAGCAGGCTGCAGGGAAGAGCCAGGGCGGAGTCGGAGCCACGTATAAG GTGTTGCTGTTTGAGTTTGAGAACTTCCAGGGCTGCAAGGCGGAGTTTTCTGCAGAGTGCAAAGATGTGATGGAGAAGGGACTGCAGAAAGTCGGATCTGTGATAGTCGAGTCCGGACC CTGGGCGGGTTATGATCGGCATGACTTCACAGGGGAGCAGTTTATTCTGGAGAAGGGCGAGTATCCGCGCTGGGACACCTGGACCAACAGTCAGAACAGCTACTCCCTCTTTTCTCTAAGGCCACTCAAAGTG GACAGTGCTGATCACAAGCTACACCTGTACGAGAACCCAGGGTTCACCGGCAGAAAGATGGAGATTGTTGACGATGATGTGCCGAGTTTGTGGGGACACGGTTTTCAGGATCGTGTGGCAAGTCTGAAGGCACTTAACGGAAC ATGGGTGGGCTACATGTTCCCCGGATACAGGGGGCGCCAGTTTATCTTCGAGAGAGGAGACTTCAAGCACTGGAACGACTGGGAGGCCCCTGTCCCTCAGATCCAGTCTGTCAGACGTGTGAGGGACATGCAGTGGCACAAGAGGGGCTGCTTCACTGGCCCTGACCCCGCCCCGGCTCCTGGCCCTGACCCTGATCCGACCCCAGCACCTCCTGCACCTCCTGCCACAGCTGGAGCCAGCTGA
- the LOC134874138 gene encoding beta-crystallin B3-like isoform X2 translates to MSEQQSAPEQQAAGKSQGGVGATYKVLLFEFENFQGCKAEFSAECKDVMEKGLQKVGSVIVESGPWAGYDRHDFTGEQFILEKGEYPRWDTWTNSQNSYSLFSLRPLKVDSADHKLHLYENPGFTGRKMEIVDDDVPSLWGHGFQDRVASLKALNGTWVGYMFPGYRGRQFIFERGDFKHWNDWEAPVPQIQSVRRVRDMQWHKRGCFTGPDPAPAPGPDPDPTPAPPAPPATAGAS, encoded by the exons AtgtcagagcagcagagtgCCCCGGAGCAGCAGGCTGCAGGGAAGAGCCAGGGCGGAGTCGGAGCCACGTATAAG GTGTTGCTGTTTGAGTTTGAGAACTTCCAGGGCTGCAAGGCGGAGTTTTCTGCAGAGTGCAAAGATGTGATGGAGAAGGGACTGCAGAAAGTCGGATCTGTGATAGTCGAGTCCGGACC CTGGGCGGGTTATGATCGGCATGACTTCACAGGGGAGCAGTTTATTCTGGAGAAGGGCGAGTATCCGCGCTGGGACACCTGGACCAACAGTCAGAACAGCTACTCCCTCTTTTCTCTAAGGCCACTCAAAGTG GACAGTGCTGATCACAAGCTACACCTGTACGAGAACCCAGGGTTCACCGGCAGAAAGATGGAGATTGTTGACGATGATGTGCCGAGTTTGTGGGGACACGGTTTTCAGGATCGTGTGGCAAGTCTGAAGGCACTTAACGGAAC ATGGGTGGGCTACATGTTCCCCGGATACAGGGGGCGCCAGTTTATCTTCGAGAGAGGAGACTTCAAGCACTGGAACGACTGGGAGGCCCCTGTCCCTCAGATCCAGTCTGTCAGACGTGTGAGGGACATGCAGTGGCACAAGAGGGGCTGCTTCACTGGCCCTGACCCCGCCCCGGCTCCTGGCCCTGACCCTGATCCGACCCCAGCACCTCCTGCACCTCCTGCCACAGCTGGAGCCAGCTGA